A single window of Sporosarcina sp. Marseille-Q4943 DNA harbors:
- a CDS encoding YitT family protein: protein MKKIFVWRWTFFIVGVIVLSLGITMTIKGQRLGVGPWDVLHIGLSRHFGLTIGTWSIISGLTLITLTSIMIKQWPKLGTWLNMLLLGLFIDLFNWMLPEFETMTGQVIIFTLGVIVMSYGVGIYVAPNVGAGPRDSLMLILVDKLGISMKKVRTMNEVIIGFAGWLLGGPVGIGTVIIAFLLGQIVHYALPQCRKLLLKLAGEEDEEVLF from the coding sequence ATGAAAAAGATTTTTGTATGGAGATGGACATTTTTTATTGTCGGCGTAATCGTGTTGTCGCTCGGCATTACGATGACGATTAAAGGGCAGCGCCTTGGCGTCGGCCCGTGGGACGTCCTGCACATCGGCCTATCCCGACACTTCGGGCTGACAATCGGGACGTGGAGCATCATCAGCGGCTTGACCCTCATCACTTTAACCTCCATTATGATTAAACAATGGCCGAAGCTCGGGACTTGGCTAAACATGCTCCTTCTCGGCCTATTCATTGACTTGTTCAACTGGATGTTGCCGGAATTCGAAACGATGACAGGGCAAGTGATCATCTTCACGCTCGGTGTCATTGTCATGTCTTACGGCGTCGGCATCTATGTCGCGCCCAATGTCGGTGCAGGCCCACGGGACAGCCTTATGCTCATCCTCGTCGACAAGCTTGGAATTAGCATGAAAAAGGTACGGACGATGAATGAAGTGATTATCGGTTTCGCGGGCTGGTTATTAGGCGGTCCGGTAGGCATCGGCACAGTCATCATCGCCTTTCTCCTCGGCCAAATCGTCCACTACGCCTTGCCGCAATGTCGCAAGCTGCTACTGAAACTTGCCGGCGAGGAAGACGAGGAAGTTTTATTTTAA
- the ybaK gene encoding Cys-tRNA(Pro) deacylase → MAKQKKSVKTNAVRLLENEQVPYELMEYDINDGQLDGVSVAAKTGQAEELVFKTLVTIAGPRELFVFIVPVAEELDLKKAAKAAGVKKLDMLPLKDLTKETGYVRGGCSAIGMKKKYPTVIDASAEKLEQFVVSAGKPGLQMKLSPTDLGRVAEASFSDIIKD, encoded by the coding sequence ATGGCGAAGCAGAAAAAATCTGTGAAGACGAACGCAGTACGGCTATTGGAAAATGAACAAGTGCCGTATGAGCTGATGGAATATGACATTAATGACGGGCAGTTGGATGGCGTGTCGGTCGCTGCCAAGACGGGGCAAGCGGAGGAATTGGTCTTTAAGACGCTCGTCACGATCGCTGGACCCCGTGAGCTTTTCGTCTTCATCGTCCCTGTTGCGGAAGAGCTTGATTTGAAGAAGGCGGCGAAGGCGGCGGGTGTGAAGAAGCTCGATATGCTTCCGTTGAAAGATTTGACGAAAGAGACCGGGTACGTCCGGGGCGGCTGTTCGGCAATCGGCATGAAGAAAAAGTATCCGACCGTGATTGACGCTTCTGCTGAAAAGTTGGAGCAGTTTGTCGTCAGTGCAGGTAAGCCGGGATTGCAGATGAAGCTGTCCCCGACAGACCTTGGCCGTGTTGCCGAAGCGTCTTTCAGCGACATTATTAAAGACTAA
- a CDS encoding IS3 family transposase, producing the protein MEDHREEYSVTKMCQVLQVSRTGYYKWREKEKSPSQEKKEEAQVLISKIFYEKRQVYGSPRIKKELEKKEVFLAEKTVANYMRDLGLCALVPSKYKTTTNSNHNHPIYPNLLMRNFSADTPNRVWVADITYIWTIEGWLYLATVMDLFSRKIVGFNIQTDLSKELPKLALERALNFRSPAEGLIHHSDQGSQYASADYVDLLKEKKCKISMSRKGDCYDNACIESFHSTIKKELIYRTKFTTREEARMAVLDYIISFYNEKRSHSTLNYVSPNDYEKAYQTEKEKNAQQPPATFVEEQLSF; encoded by the coding sequence ATTGAAGATCATCGGGAGGAATACAGCGTGACAAAGATGTGCCAAGTACTCCAGGTTTCTAGGACCGGTTACTATAAATGGCGCGAGAAAGAAAAAAGCCCTTCCCAAGAGAAAAAGGAAGAGGCGCAAGTACTCATTAGTAAGATTTTTTACGAGAAGAGACAAGTTTATGGCAGCCCGCGAATCAAAAAAGAGTTGGAGAAGAAAGAGGTTTTTCTAGCTGAGAAGACCGTGGCCAACTATATGCGGGACCTTGGATTGTGTGCGTTGGTGCCATCAAAGTACAAGACGACGACAAACTCCAATCACAACCACCCAATCTACCCTAATCTACTGATGCGCAACTTCAGCGCAGACACCCCTAACAGGGTGTGGGTCGCCGATATCACCTATATCTGGACGATTGAAGGTTGGCTTTACCTGGCGACTGTCATGGATCTTTTTTCTCGGAAGATTGTCGGCTTTAATATTCAGACAGACCTATCCAAGGAACTGCCGAAACTGGCGCTTGAAAGAGCTCTAAACTTCCGCTCTCCTGCAGAAGGACTGATTCACCATTCCGATCAGGGGAGCCAGTATGCATCGGCTGATTACGTCGATCTTCTTAAGGAAAAGAAATGCAAAATCAGCATGAGCCGCAAAGGCGACTGTTACGACAATGCCTGTATAGAATCCTTTCATTCAACGATTAAGAAGGAGCTCATCTACCGTACAAAATTCACAACACGCGAAGAAGCTAGAATGGCTGTGCTGGACTATATCATCTCTTTCTATAATGAAAAACGAAGCCATTCCACTTTGAACTATGTATCACCGAACGATTATGAGAAGGCCTATCAGACTGAAAAGGAGAAAAACGCTCAACAACCACCCGCAACTTTCGTGGAAGAGCAGTTGTCTTTTTAA
- a CDS encoding YojF family protein — protein MDIVKPDRLQELLNSYANKDVYIHLETTNGAYAAHFQEGFFNAGAFIRNVVVKYELGKVAGDSPHRVGLKLPSGWIYAQGITHYTVDEHDRLLMAGLDPDGKLAVALEISETPFTY, from the coding sequence ATGGACATCGTGAAACCGGATCGGTTGCAGGAATTGCTGAATTCCTATGCGAATAAAGACGTTTACATCCATCTTGAAACGACAAATGGCGCGTATGCCGCCCATTTCCAAGAAGGATTTTTCAACGCGGGGGCATTCATTCGGAATGTCGTCGTCAAATATGAACTTGGCAAGGTGGCGGGCGATTCGCCGCATCGAGTCGGATTGAAGCTTCCATCGGGTTGGATCTATGCGCAAGGGATCACCCATTACACGGTCGACGAACATGACCGGCTGCTCATGGCTGGGCTCGATCCGGACGGAAAACTTGCAGTCGCGCTCGAAATTAGTGAAACACCGTTTACATATTAA
- a CDS encoding YjiH family protein: MKTHHLSTWLYFLIPSILGIILFMIPLKFGEEWKVPIAKLADILSGWLEPAMPMTAMIIIVIAALGSLLYAFIPRSSSNPSLMEGLFKVTPFWVVTRIIGAIFAIMVTFKIGPEAIWNENTGGLLLAPDGLVSFLFTIFLFAGLLLPLLLNFGLLEFFGTMMVKVMRPLFNLPGRSSIDALASWIGDGTIGVLLTSKQYEDGHYTQREAAIIATTFSVVSITFSLVIIDTVGMSNYFLPFYGTVLLTGVILALIMPRIYPLRGKKAEYIDGRKFTGEEEQLPEGYNVFSHGLENALDTASKNRSIGRIFTDGMRNVLDMWIGVAPVVMAFGTVALMLAEYTGVFTFLGKPFEPILAVLGIPEAAAAAQTMVVGFADMFLPVILADGSITSPMTLFTIATISVVQLIYMSEVGGLILGTKIPINFLDLIVIFLLRTLIALPIVAGVAHLLF, translated from the coding sequence TTGAAAACACATCATTTATCCACATGGCTCTACTTTCTAATTCCATCCATACTCGGCATTATCCTCTTCATGATTCCTCTGAAATTTGGGGAAGAATGGAAGGTTCCAATCGCAAAACTTGCGGATATCCTATCCGGCTGGCTTGAACCTGCCATGCCGATGACGGCAATGATTATTATTGTAATCGCGGCGCTCGGGTCGTTGCTGTATGCCTTCATCCCGCGTTCAAGTTCTAACCCTTCTCTTATGGAAGGATTGTTCAAAGTGACGCCATTTTGGGTCGTCACTCGTATTATCGGTGCTATTTTCGCCATCATGGTCACGTTCAAAATTGGGCCTGAGGCAATCTGGAATGAAAACACGGGCGGCTTGCTACTCGCACCGGATGGCCTTGTTTCGTTCTTATTTACGATTTTCCTATTTGCTGGTCTTTTATTGCCATTGTTATTGAACTTCGGTCTTTTGGAGTTTTTCGGTACGATGATGGTGAAGGTAATGCGTCCATTGTTCAATTTGCCAGGACGTTCCTCCATCGATGCGCTCGCTTCATGGATCGGCGATGGTACAATCGGCGTCCTGCTGACGAGCAAGCAATATGAGGACGGCCATTATACACAAAGGGAAGCAGCGATTATCGCAACGACGTTTTCAGTTGTTTCCATTACGTTCTCACTTGTCATTATCGATACGGTCGGCATGTCCAACTACTTCCTTCCGTTTTACGGAACTGTGCTTTTGACAGGTGTCATTTTAGCGCTCATCATGCCGCGCATTTATCCACTCAGAGGCAAGAAGGCTGAGTATATCGACGGCCGGAAGTTCACGGGCGAAGAAGAGCAACTGCCTGAAGGTTATAACGTGTTCAGCCACGGTCTGGAAAATGCGTTGGATACCGCTTCGAAGAACCGCTCCATCGGGAGAATCTTCACCGACGGTATGCGCAATGTGCTTGATATGTGGATCGGCGTCGCGCCAGTCGTTATGGCATTTGGTACGGTTGCACTCATGCTTGCGGAATATACAGGCGTCTTCACGTTCTTAGGGAAGCCGTTCGAGCCGATTCTTGCTGTATTGGGCATTCCGGAAGCTGCGGCAGCGGCACAGACGATGGTTGTCGGTTTTGCGGACATGTTCTTGCCAGTCATTTTAGCTGATGGCTCTATCACATCACCAATGACGTTGTTCACGATTGCGACGATTTCAGTCGTTCAGCTTATTTACATGTCCGAGGTCGGCGGTTTGATTCTCGGAACAAAAATCCCTATTAATTTTCTAGACTTGATTGTCATTTTCCTATTGCGTACGCTCATCGCACTGCCAATCGTTGCAGGCGTTGCGCACTTATTATTTTAA
- a CDS encoding glycine C-acetyltransferase has translation MSKVLDAFLQENLQELRDQGLYNVIDPVEGPNGPVIKINGKELINLSSNNYLGLATDEDLKKLAIAATEKYGVGAGAVRTINGTLDIHIELEKKLAEFKGTEAAISYQSGFNCNMAAISAVMNKQDAILSDELNHASIIDGCRLSGAKIIRVKHQDMDDLRAKAKEAKESGQYGKIMYITDGVFSMDGNIAKLPEIVEIAKEFDLITYVDDAHGSGVTGKGKGTVKHFGLEKEIDFQIGTLSKAIGVVGGYVAGKQELIDWLKVRSRPFLFSTALPAGDVAAIMGALDKIMESTELYDKLWENGNYLKEGLKKLGFNIGVSETPITPCIVGDEKLTQQFSKRLIEEGVYAKSIVFPTVPKGKGRVRNMPIASHTKEMLDDALAIYEKVGKELGVIS, from the coding sequence TTGTCTAAAGTGCTCGATGCGTTTTTACAGGAAAATTTACAGGAACTGCGCGACCAAGGTCTCTACAATGTAATCGATCCGGTAGAAGGTCCGAACGGTCCTGTTATTAAAATTAACGGGAAAGAATTAATCAATCTATCCTCAAATAACTATTTAGGGTTAGCGACGGACGAAGATTTGAAAAAACTTGCGATTGCGGCGACGGAAAAATACGGCGTCGGTGCGGGAGCAGTCCGTACAATCAATGGAACACTAGATATTCATATTGAACTTGAGAAGAAGCTTGCGGAATTCAAAGGGACGGAAGCTGCAATTTCCTACCAATCCGGCTTCAATTGCAACATGGCTGCGATTTCTGCGGTCATGAATAAACAGGACGCAATTCTTTCGGATGAATTGAACCACGCTTCGATCATCGACGGCTGCCGCCTATCCGGCGCGAAGATCATCCGCGTCAAGCACCAGGATATGGACGATTTGCGTGCGAAAGCGAAAGAGGCGAAGGAGTCCGGACAATACGGCAAGATCATGTATATTACGGACGGCGTGTTTTCGATGGACGGCAATATCGCGAAGCTTCCTGAAATCGTGGAGATCGCGAAAGAATTCGATTTGATCACTTATGTCGACGATGCGCACGGATCCGGCGTAACGGGCAAAGGGAAAGGAACCGTGAAGCATTTCGGACTTGAGAAAGAGATCGACTTCCAAATCGGAACGCTATCGAAAGCGATCGGCGTTGTCGGCGGTTATGTTGCCGGGAAGCAGGAGTTAATCGACTGGCTGAAAGTGCGTTCCCGTCCGTTTTTATTCTCCACAGCTTTGCCTGCAGGCGACGTTGCAGCCATCATGGGTGCGCTGGACAAAATCATGGAGTCTACAGAGCTGTATGACAAGCTATGGGAGAATGGAAACTATTTGAAGGAAGGCTTGAAGAAATTGGGCTTCAACATCGGTGTTTCCGAAACGCCGATCACGCCATGCATCGTCGGCGATGAGAAGTTGACGCAGCAATTCTCGAAACGGTTGATCGAGGAAGGCGTATACGCGAAATCGATCGTGTTCCCGACTGTTCCGAAGGGCAAAGGGCGCGTGCGCAATATGCCGATCGCTTCCCACACGAAGGAAATGCTCGATGATGCACTTGCTATCTATGAAAAAGTCGGAAAAGAGCTCGGCGTCATTTCTTAA
- a CDS encoding L-threonine 3-dehydrogenase → MVTGALGQIGSELIGKLQKEYGEDNVLSTDIRQPLQPVAGPFEVLDVTDGKKMYDVAKHFGADTIMHMAALLSARAEDDPLFAWNLNMGGLMNALETARELNMQFFTPSSIGAFGPSTPKVNTPQDTLQRPTTMYGVNKVSGELLCDYYYHRFGIDTRGVRFPGLISYVAQPGGGTTDYAVDIYYKAITEGKYESFIAEGTYMDMMYMPDALQAIVDLMEADPAKLTHRNAFNVTAMSFEPGEIAASIRKHITGFEMSYNVDPVRQAIADSWPNSIDPSAAVAEWGFRATYDLDSMTVDMLEKLKKKLNA, encoded by the coding sequence ATGGTGACTGGCGCACTAGGCCAGATAGGTTCGGAATTGATTGGCAAATTGCAAAAAGAATATGGTGAAGATAATGTGCTATCGACAGACATCCGCCAGCCGTTGCAACCGGTTGCGGGACCGTTTGAAGTGCTCGATGTGACCGATGGCAAGAAGATGTATGACGTGGCGAAGCATTTCGGCGCGGACACGATTATGCATATGGCGGCGCTTCTTTCCGCACGTGCAGAAGATGATCCGCTATTCGCATGGAACCTTAACATGGGTGGCCTCATGAATGCGCTTGAAACGGCGCGCGAGCTCAATATGCAATTTTTCACGCCGAGCTCAATCGGAGCTTTCGGCCCTTCGACTCCGAAAGTGAACACTCCGCAAGACACATTGCAACGTCCGACGACAATGTATGGCGTCAATAAAGTCTCGGGCGAGCTATTATGCGACTATTATTATCACCGATTCGGCATCGACACGCGAGGTGTGCGCTTCCCGGGATTGATTTCCTACGTGGCGCAGCCGGGCGGGGGAACGACGGATTATGCAGTGGATATTTATTATAAGGCGATTACGGAAGGGAAGTACGAGTCCTTCATAGCAGAAGGTACGTATATGGACATGATGTATATGCCTGACGCTTTGCAAGCAATCGTCGACCTGATGGAAGCGGATCCTGCGAAACTGACGCACCGCAATGCGTTCAATGTGACAGCGATGAGCTTTGAGCCAGGCGAGATAGCAGCTTCCATCCGTAAGCATATCACTGGCTTTGAAATGTCCTACAATGTCGATCCGGTCCGTCAAGCGATTGCAGACAGCTGGCCAAATAGCATCGACCCGTCAGCAGCCGTTGCGGAGTGGGGATTCCGTGCGACATACGATTTGGATTCGATGACAGTCGACATGTTGGAGAAACTGAAAAAGAAATTGAATGCGTAA
- the bshB2 gene encoding bacillithiol biosynthesis deacetylase BshB2 — MIKEERHVLVIFPHPDDEAFGVSGTISTYIEMGVPVTYACLTLGEMGRNLGNPPFANRETLPQIRKQELKNAAAAMGLTDLRMMGLRDKTIEFEDDEKMIKLVTDLIEDTNPSLIITFYPGLSVHPDHDATGRAVVRAVRRMKESERPTLYTIAFANNTAEVLGAPDILHNVEGAAQKKLNTLNAHASQTVWMMRDMEKRLAEKDPEALKWLHEEKFFTYRWDRDFE; from the coding sequence ATGATTAAAGAAGAACGCCACGTACTCGTCATTTTTCCGCACCCGGACGACGAAGCTTTCGGCGTGTCGGGTACGATTTCCACATATATCGAAATGGGGGTTCCCGTCACGTACGCTTGTCTGACGCTAGGCGAAATGGGACGGAACCTAGGAAATCCCCCTTTCGCAAACCGCGAAACGCTGCCGCAAATCCGCAAGCAAGAATTAAAAAACGCGGCGGCCGCCATGGGACTTACGGATCTTCGGATGATGGGATTGCGCGATAAGACGATCGAATTCGAGGATGACGAAAAGATGATCAAGCTCGTCACCGATTTGATTGAAGATACGAACCCCTCCCTCATCATTACGTTCTACCCAGGACTCTCCGTCCACCCAGACCATGACGCAACAGGACGCGCCGTCGTCCGTGCCGTCAGAAGGATGAAGGAATCCGAACGTCCGACGCTGTATACAATTGCCTTCGCAAATAATACCGCGGAAGTACTCGGCGCACCCGACATCCTCCATAATGTCGAAGGGGCTGCGCAAAAAAAGCTCAATACATTAAATGCTCACGCTTCCCAAACCGTTTGGATGATGCGGGACATGGAAAAAAGATTGGCTGAAAAAGACCCTGAAGCATTGAAATGGCTGCACGAAGAGAAGTTTTTCACGTACCGCTGGGACCGGGATTTCGAATGA
- a CDS encoding DNA topoisomerase III: MSKSVVLAEKPSVARDIARVLGCNKKGNGFLEGQKYIVTWALGHLVTHADPEGYGNEYKEWKLEYLPIIPDPFKLTPIRQTTKQFNAVKAQLRRNDVKDVIIATDAGREGELVARWILEMAKNRKPVKRLWISSVTDKAIKDGFNNLKDGRQYENLYEAAVARAEADWVVGINATRALTVKYNAQLSTGRVQTPTLAMIAERERQIREFKPKSYYGLQALTETARFTWSDKAGQTQSFNKEAIEKLLAKLDGVHSGKVKDVKTTPKQQPAPPLFDLTELQKEAHRRWSWSAKETLSTLQNLYERHKAVTYPRTDSKHLTSDMAGTLKERIKAVDIGPYRKSVNVLLRSNSIKPQKGVIDDKRVSDHHAIIPTEETPIYQNLSDKEQRLYDLIVKRFLAVFFGPFRYEQVTAELEVEGEIFKAKGRTVTDEGWKAVYSTDEEEEDTDRLPAFTKGAEVNIRAIVMTEGQTKPPARFNEGTLLAAMENPAQFMAGESKDLIKTLGDTGGLGTVATRADIIEKLFSSFVIEKRGNDIFTTSKGRQLLELVPEDLKSPALTAEWEQSLTKIANGKMKKEAFIKEMVDFSKKTVKEIKTDDKKFRHDNVTGKMCPDCGKPLLEVNGKRGKMLVCQDRECGHRRNVSQLTNARCPNCKKKLELRGEGDGRIFVCKCGHREKLSAFEKRRAQSGGKKADKRDVQKYMKKQEEEPVNTALADALKKMFEK; this comes from the coding sequence ATGTCCAAATCAGTAGTGTTGGCCGAAAAGCCATCTGTTGCGAGGGATATCGCGCGGGTGCTCGGTTGTAATAAAAAAGGTAACGGCTTTTTGGAAGGCCAAAAATATATTGTCACATGGGCGCTCGGGCATCTTGTGACGCACGCCGATCCGGAAGGGTATGGCAATGAATATAAGGAATGGAAGCTTGAATACTTGCCGATCATCCCGGATCCGTTCAAGTTGACGCCAATCCGTCAGACGACGAAGCAGTTCAATGCTGTCAAAGCGCAGCTTCGACGAAATGATGTGAAGGACGTCATCATCGCGACAGATGCAGGGCGGGAAGGAGAGCTCGTTGCACGCTGGATATTGGAGATGGCGAAAAATCGCAAGCCAGTCAAAAGGCTTTGGATTTCATCCGTCACCGATAAAGCGATCAAGGACGGGTTCAACAATTTGAAGGACGGCCGCCAATACGAGAACTTGTATGAAGCGGCAGTTGCGCGTGCAGAGGCGGACTGGGTCGTCGGCATCAATGCGACGCGTGCATTGACGGTGAAATACAATGCGCAATTATCGACGGGTCGTGTCCAGACGCCGACGCTCGCCATGATTGCGGAGCGGGAAAGGCAAATCCGCGAATTCAAGCCGAAATCGTATTATGGATTGCAGGCCTTGACCGAAACGGCGAGGTTCACTTGGTCCGATAAAGCGGGACAGACACAGTCGTTTAACAAAGAAGCAATTGAAAAACTGTTGGCGAAACTTGACGGGGTTCATTCCGGAAAGGTGAAGGACGTGAAGACGACGCCGAAGCAACAGCCGGCTCCTCCTCTATTCGACTTGACGGAGTTGCAGAAGGAAGCACACCGACGTTGGTCTTGGTCTGCGAAAGAGACGTTGTCGACGCTGCAAAACCTATACGAGCGGCATAAAGCGGTGACATATCCGCGGACTGATTCGAAGCATTTGACGTCCGATATGGCCGGGACGCTGAAAGAACGCATTAAGGCGGTCGACATCGGACCGTACCGGAAATCGGTCAATGTATTGTTGCGCTCAAATTCAATCAAGCCGCAGAAAGGCGTCATTGACGACAAGCGCGTCTCCGATCACCATGCAATCATCCCGACGGAGGAGACGCCGATCTATCAAAACCTATCCGATAAGGAACAGCGTCTCTATGATCTGATCGTCAAGCGCTTCCTTGCTGTCTTCTTCGGCCCATTCCGCTATGAGCAAGTGACGGCGGAGCTTGAAGTTGAAGGAGAAATCTTCAAGGCGAAAGGAAGGACGGTCACGGACGAAGGGTGGAAAGCGGTTTATTCCACGGATGAAGAAGAGGAAGATACGGACCGGTTGCCAGCTTTCACAAAAGGTGCCGAAGTGAACATCCGTGCCATCGTCATGACGGAAGGGCAGACAAAACCGCCAGCCCGTTTCAATGAAGGGACATTGCTTGCGGCAATGGAGAATCCTGCACAGTTCATGGCGGGGGAATCAAAGGATCTCATCAAGACGCTTGGCGACACAGGCGGCCTCGGAACGGTTGCGACACGCGCCGACATTATCGAGAAGCTGTTCAGCTCGTTCGTCATCGAGAAGAGAGGGAATGACATCTTCACGACGTCAAAAGGCAGACAGCTTCTCGAACTCGTTCCGGAAGATTTGAAGTCACCTGCGTTGACGGCCGAATGGGAGCAAAGCTTGACGAAGATCGCCAACGGCAAAATGAAAAAAGAGGCTTTCATAAAAGAGATGGTGGACTTCTCGAAGAAGACCGTCAAAGAAATCAAAACGGATGATAAAAAGTTCAGACACGATAATGTGACAGGAAAAATGTGTCCGGATTGCGGGAAGCCATTGCTTGAAGTGAATGGAAAGCGCGGCAAGATGCTCGTCTGCCAGGACAGGGAATGCGGCCATCGTCGCAACGTATCCCAATTGACGAATGCGCGATGCCCGAACTGTAAGAAGAAGCTCGAATTGCGCGGAGAAGGGGACGGAAGGATTTTCGTCTGCAAATGCGGCCACCGCGAAAAGCTTTCCGCTTTTGAAAAAAGACGCGCCCAGTCTGGCGGCAAGAAGGCGGACAAACGCGACGTGCAGAAGTATATGAAAAAGCAGGAGGAAGAGCCGGTGAATACCGCGCTCGCGGATGCTTTGAAAAAGATGTTCGAGAAGTAA
- a CDS encoding transposase — MGKRIDDDLKKHLVKLVLEEGKKQTDVSREMGIPLGSLRRWVSEHRQKIQAERDGVEYLTPTEQMKRQRDMEKQIRDLQEENEILKKAMHIFSRNPQ; from the coding sequence ATGGGTAAAAGAATTGACGATGACCTTAAGAAGCATTTAGTCAAACTTGTGTTGGAGGAAGGGAAAAAGCAGACTGATGTCTCCAGGGAAATGGGAATTCCCTTGGGCTCCTTACGAAGATGGGTCAGCGAGCATAGACAGAAAATCCAAGCGGAGCGAGACGGTGTTGAATATCTTACCCCGACTGAACAAATGAAACGCCAAAGAGACATGGAGAAACAAATTCGTGATCTGCAAGAAGAGAATGAAATCCTAAAAAAGGCTATGCACATCTTTTCAAGAAACCCGCAGTAA
- the thiD gene encoding bifunctional hydroxymethylpyrimidine kinase/phosphomethylpyrimidine kinase translates to MTMKKTLTIAGSDTSGGAGIQADLKTFQEHGTYGMTALTVVVTMDPDNNWSHGVYSLPIDVLKAQLKTALSTGIDAIKTGMLSTEEVIQTAGEAIAESGLDHVVIDPVMVCKGEDEVLNPGTVDAMVEYLLPKAEIVTPNLFEAGQLASMKTPSTIEQMKSVAEKIHSLGARNVVIKGGKQLQHDKAADLFYDGKTFTLLEAEKTDTHYNHGAGCTFAAAITANLANGLDVKEAVIEAKKFVTAAIANGWKLNEYVGPVMHGAKNRVGSPDITTTEI, encoded by the coding sequence ATGACTATGAAAAAGACATTGACGATTGCAGGATCAGATACATCAGGCGGCGCAGGAATCCAAGCCGACCTGAAAACGTTCCAAGAGCACGGGACATACGGCATGACAGCTTTGACGGTCGTTGTGACGATGGATCCCGATAACAATTGGAGCCACGGCGTCTATTCACTTCCGATCGATGTATTGAAAGCGCAACTCAAAACAGCTCTTTCGACAGGCATCGACGCCATTAAGACAGGCATGCTCAGCACGGAGGAAGTCATCCAGACGGCTGGAGAGGCGATTGCGGAATCCGGACTCGACCACGTCGTCATCGATCCCGTCATGGTTTGTAAAGGCGAAGACGAAGTCCTCAATCCGGGAACTGTCGACGCGATGGTGGAATACTTGCTTCCGAAAGCGGAAATTGTCACACCGAATTTATTCGAAGCAGGTCAGCTGGCGAGCATGAAAACACCTTCAACGATCGAGCAGATGAAATCGGTTGCCGAAAAGATCCATTCACTCGGCGCGCGCAACGTCGTCATTAAAGGCGGCAAGCAGCTTCAGCACGACAAAGCAGCGGATCTGTTCTACGACGGCAAGACATTCACGTTGCTCGAAGCGGAAAAAACGGATACGCACTATAACCATGGTGCGGGCTGCACGTTCGCCGCTGCCATCACTGCGAACCTCGCAAATGGCCTAGACGTGAAAGAAGCGGTCATTGAAGCGAAGAAATTCGTTACAGCCGCAATCGCGAACGGCTGGAAGTTGAATGAATACGTCGGTCCCGTCATGCACGGCGCAAAAAACCGTGTAGGCTCACCGGACATTACAACAACAGAAATTTGA